A region from the Antennarius striatus isolate MH-2024 chromosome 22, ASM4005453v1, whole genome shotgun sequence genome encodes:
- the LOC137589597 gene encoding rho GTPase-activating protein 8-like isoform X1 has protein sequence MDVPAFPATDMNPTSDLQAPAETERGEEEEEEQEEEEEEEEEGHTSVLDAPPLPPRSSSPDLSHLYYDIARHGIIQVCGDDSFGRKLVVFSSCRLPPSHQLNHRRLLEYLRLTLDRHVEADYILVYFHHGLRSSNKPSLRWLREAYSEFDRKYKKNLKALYVVHPTKFIRTVWNIFRPLISHKFGRKLTYVSHLEELRLHLNYEQLIVPPEVVRHDQKLRAAQRETPTPPTKPLPPPRPPLPTQQFGVSLQYIREKNRDAVIPPVLLQTVSYLRDKGLRTEGVFRRSVPVQIIKDIQKLYNQGKQVNFDDYADVHVPAVILKTFLKELPEPLLTFRVYGQVQDFLSVESSLRVSRCKQIMEGLPEHHFIITKFLLGFLHQVPTPGQPEPVQPEPVQPEPVQSEPVQSEPVQPEPVQPVGPEPVQPEPVQPVQPEPVQLEPANRIHPADKPAVCSSPSSNSSPRCPR, from the exons ATGGATGTTCCAGCATTTCCGGCTACAG ACATGAACCCTACGTCAGACCTGCAGGCGCCGGCAGAGACCG agaggggggaggaggaagaggaggagcaggaggaggaggaggaagaagaagaggagggtcaTACGTCCGTCTTAgacgctcctcctcttcctcccaggaGCTCCAGCCCTGATTTGTCTCACCTGTATTACGACATCGCCCGACACGGAATCATCCAGGTGTGTG GTGACGACAGCTTCGGCAGGAAGTTGGTCGTGTTCAGCAGCTGCCGTCTGCCGCCATCACACCAGCTGAACCACCGCCGCCTGCTGGA GTACCTGAGGTTGACGCTGGACCGGCACGTGGAGGCGGACTACATCCTGGTCTACTTCCACCACGGCCTGAGGAGCAGCAACAAGCCGTCGCTCCGCTGGCTCCGAGAGGCGTACAGCGAGTTCGACAGGAA ATACAAGAAGAACCTGAAAGCTCTTTACGTCGTTCACCCAACTAAGTTCATCAGAACCGTCTGGAACATCTTCAGACCTCTGATCAG CCATAAGTTTGGCAGGAAGCTGACGTACGTGTCACACCTGGaggagctccgcctccacctgAACTACGAACAGCTCATTGTCCCCCCCGAGGTCGTCAG ACACGACCAGAAGCTCCGAGCTGCTCAGAGAGAAACCCCGACGCCCCCGACGAAGCCCCTCCCCCCGCCACGCCCGCCCCTCCCCACCCAGCAGTTTGGGGTCAGCCTGCAATA CATCAGAGAGAAGAACCGTGACGCCGTCATCCCCCCCGTCCTCCTGCAGACCGTCAGCTACTTGAGGGACAAAG GCCTGAGGACGGAGGGCGTGTTCAGACGCTCGGTTCCGGTCCAGATCATCAAGGACATCCAGAAACTTTACAATCAGG gtAAACAGGTGAACTTTGACGACTACGCTGACGTCCACGTTCCTGCTGTCATCCTGAAGACGTTCCTCAAAGAACTTCCTGAGCCGCTGCTCACCTTCAGGGTCTACGGACAGGTGCAGGACTTCCTCT ccgtGGAGAGCAGCCTGAGGGTCAGCAGGTGTAAACAGATCATGGAGGGTCTTCCTGAACATCACTTCATCATCACCAAGTTCCTGCTGGGCTTCCTGCACCAGGTACCAACCCCGGGTCAACCAGAACCAGTTCAACCAGAACCAGTTCAACCAGAACCAGTACAATCAGAACCAGTTCAATCAGAACCGGTTCAACCAGAACCAGTTCAGCCAGTaggaccagaaccagttcaaccagaaccagttcaaccagttcaACCAGAACCAGTTCAACTAGAACCAGCCAATAGAAttcatcctgctgacaaacctgCTGtttgctcctccccctcctctaaCTCCTCCCCCAGGTGTCCCAGGTGA
- the LOC137589597 gene encoding rho GTPase-activating protein 8-like isoform X3, whose amino-acid sequence MDVPAFPATDMNPTSDLQAPAETERGEEEEEEQEEEEEEEEEGHTSVLDAPPLPPRSSSPDLSHLYYDIARHGIIQVCGDDSFGRKLVVFSSCRLPPSHQLNHRRLLEYLRLTLDRHVEADYILVYFHHGLRSSNKPSLRWLREAYSEFDRKYKKNLKALYVVHPTKFIRTVWNIFRPLISHKFGRKLTYVSHLEELRLHLNYEQLIVPPEVVRHDQKLRAAQRETPTPPTKPLPPPRPPLPTQQFGVSLQYIREKNRDAVIPPVLLQTVSYLRDKGLRTEGVFRRSVPVQIIKDIQKLYNQGKQVNFDDYADVHVPAVILKTFLKELPEPLLTFRVYGQVQDFLCVPGEPGEQNEPVPPGLCVGGLPALAPGGPHLPECSDPRQRLHRGADRALHHRVQQAPPPGLCPAPIMWEWLNTMKMNLQSSSSAAFASG is encoded by the exons ATGGATGTTCCAGCATTTCCGGCTACAG ACATGAACCCTACGTCAGACCTGCAGGCGCCGGCAGAGACCG agaggggggaggaggaagaggaggagcaggaggaggaggaggaagaagaagaggagggtcaTACGTCCGTCTTAgacgctcctcctcttcctcccaggaGCTCCAGCCCTGATTTGTCTCACCTGTATTACGACATCGCCCGACACGGAATCATCCAGGTGTGTG GTGACGACAGCTTCGGCAGGAAGTTGGTCGTGTTCAGCAGCTGCCGTCTGCCGCCATCACACCAGCTGAACCACCGCCGCCTGCTGGA GTACCTGAGGTTGACGCTGGACCGGCACGTGGAGGCGGACTACATCCTGGTCTACTTCCACCACGGCCTGAGGAGCAGCAACAAGCCGTCGCTCCGCTGGCTCCGAGAGGCGTACAGCGAGTTCGACAGGAA ATACAAGAAGAACCTGAAAGCTCTTTACGTCGTTCACCCAACTAAGTTCATCAGAACCGTCTGGAACATCTTCAGACCTCTGATCAG CCATAAGTTTGGCAGGAAGCTGACGTACGTGTCACACCTGGaggagctccgcctccacctgAACTACGAACAGCTCATTGTCCCCCCCGAGGTCGTCAG ACACGACCAGAAGCTCCGAGCTGCTCAGAGAGAAACCCCGACGCCCCCGACGAAGCCCCTCCCCCCGCCACGCCCGCCCCTCCCCACCCAGCAGTTTGGGGTCAGCCTGCAATA CATCAGAGAGAAGAACCGTGACGCCGTCATCCCCCCCGTCCTCCTGCAGACCGTCAGCTACTTGAGGGACAAAG GCCTGAGGACGGAGGGCGTGTTCAGACGCTCGGTTCCGGTCCAGATCATCAAGGACATCCAGAAACTTTACAATCAGG gtAAACAGGTGAACTTTGACGACTACGCTGACGTCCACGTTCCTGCTGTCATCCTGAAGACGTTCCTCAAAGAACTTCCTGAGCCGCTGCTCACCTTCAGGGTCTACGGACAGGTGCAGGACTTCCTCT GTGTCCCAGGTGAGCCTGGTGAACAGAATGAGCCCGTCCCACCTGGCCTGTGTGTTGGGGGTCTACCTGCTTTGGCCCCGGGGGGGCCCCATCTCCCTGAGTGCTCTGACCCCCGTCAACGTCTTCACCGAGGTGCTGATCGAGCATTACACCACCGTGTTcagcaggccccgccccctggctTATGCCCCGCCCCCATCATGTGGGAGTGGCTAAACACAATGAAGATGAACCTGCAGTCGTCCAGCAGCGCCGCCTTTGCCTCAGgataa
- the LOC137589597 gene encoding rho GTPase-activating protein 8-like isoform X2: protein MDVPAFPATDMNPTSDLQAPAETERGEEEEEEQEEEEEEEEEGHTSVLDAPPLPPRSSSPDLSHLYYDIARHGIIQVCGDDSFGRKLVVFSSCRLPPSHQLNHRRLLEYLRLTLDRHVEADYILVYFHHGLRSSNKPSLRWLREAYSEFDRKYKKNLKALYVVHPTKFIRTVWNIFRPLISHKFGRKLTYVSHLEELRLHLNYEQLIVPPEVVRHDQKLRAAQRETPTPPTKPLPPPRPPLPTQQFGVSLQYIREKNRDAVIPPVLLQTVSYLRDKGLRTEGVFRRSVPVQIIKDIQKLYNQGKQVNFDDYADVHVPAVILKTFLKELPEPLLTFRVYGQVQDFLSVESSLRVSRCKQIMEGLPEHHFIITKFLLGFLHQVSQVSLVNRMSPSHLACVLGVYLLWPRGGPISLSALTPVNVFTEVLIEHYTTVFSRPRPLAYAPPPSCGSG, encoded by the exons ATGGATGTTCCAGCATTTCCGGCTACAG ACATGAACCCTACGTCAGACCTGCAGGCGCCGGCAGAGACCG agaggggggaggaggaagaggaggagcaggaggaggaggaggaagaagaagaggagggtcaTACGTCCGTCTTAgacgctcctcctcttcctcccaggaGCTCCAGCCCTGATTTGTCTCACCTGTATTACGACATCGCCCGACACGGAATCATCCAGGTGTGTG GTGACGACAGCTTCGGCAGGAAGTTGGTCGTGTTCAGCAGCTGCCGTCTGCCGCCATCACACCAGCTGAACCACCGCCGCCTGCTGGA GTACCTGAGGTTGACGCTGGACCGGCACGTGGAGGCGGACTACATCCTGGTCTACTTCCACCACGGCCTGAGGAGCAGCAACAAGCCGTCGCTCCGCTGGCTCCGAGAGGCGTACAGCGAGTTCGACAGGAA ATACAAGAAGAACCTGAAAGCTCTTTACGTCGTTCACCCAACTAAGTTCATCAGAACCGTCTGGAACATCTTCAGACCTCTGATCAG CCATAAGTTTGGCAGGAAGCTGACGTACGTGTCACACCTGGaggagctccgcctccacctgAACTACGAACAGCTCATTGTCCCCCCCGAGGTCGTCAG ACACGACCAGAAGCTCCGAGCTGCTCAGAGAGAAACCCCGACGCCCCCGACGAAGCCCCTCCCCCCGCCACGCCCGCCCCTCCCCACCCAGCAGTTTGGGGTCAGCCTGCAATA CATCAGAGAGAAGAACCGTGACGCCGTCATCCCCCCCGTCCTCCTGCAGACCGTCAGCTACTTGAGGGACAAAG GCCTGAGGACGGAGGGCGTGTTCAGACGCTCGGTTCCGGTCCAGATCATCAAGGACATCCAGAAACTTTACAATCAGG gtAAACAGGTGAACTTTGACGACTACGCTGACGTCCACGTTCCTGCTGTCATCCTGAAGACGTTCCTCAAAGAACTTCCTGAGCCGCTGCTCACCTTCAGGGTCTACGGACAGGTGCAGGACTTCCTCT ccgtGGAGAGCAGCCTGAGGGTCAGCAGGTGTAAACAGATCATGGAGGGTCTTCCTGAACATCACTTCATCATCACCAAGTTCCTGCTGGGCTTCCTGCACCAG GTGTCCCAGGTGAGCCTGGTGAACAGAATGAGCCCGTCCCACCTGGCCTGTGTGTTGGGGGTCTACCTGCTTTGGCCCCGGGGGGGCCCCATCTCCCTGAGTGCTCTGACCCCCGTCAACGTCTTCACCGAGGTGCTGATCGAGCATTACACCACCGTGTTcagcaggccccgccccctggctTATGCCCCGCCCCCATCATGTGGGAGTGGCTAA